Below is a window of Synechococcus sp. RSCCF101 DNA.
TCCACATCCAGCCGGTGATCGATCTTGCCTCGAATCGCGTCTGCGGTGGTGAGGTCCTCTGGAGGCCCGATGGCGCACCTCCCTCTCCCGAGCAGCAGGCCGCACTGGAGGAGGACCCGGTCCTCAACACAACCATCACCCAGCAAGCGTTCGTCTTCGCTCTCCGCCAGCTCGAGCGTCCCCAGGGTGGTGTCTGGCTGGCCGTGAATCTCTCCTGCCGCTATGTGGGGTCGGGAATGGGGTTCTTCCGTCCCATCTCCCGCATGGTGCCGGATCTCGACACCATGCGCCGACGCGTGGGCCGGCGCCTGCTGATCGAAATCACCGAAAAGGGGATTGCCGGCCACGAGGAGTCGGCCTTCATCAATGAACTGGCCCAGCT
It encodes the following:
- a CDS encoding EAL domain-containing protein; the protein is MENFHIQPVIDLASNRVCGGEVLWRPDGAPPSPEQQAALEEDPVLNTTITQQAFVFALRQLERPQGGVWLAVNLSCRYVGSGMGFFRPISRMVPDLDTMRRRVGRRLLIEITEKGIAGHEESAFINELAQLHTLAVDDFGIGDGPLSHMLKLDFGKVKVDRSVISGIDADSYRQRFLRWLVAGCHSIGADVCAEGVETESELAFLRRLGINQGQGWLWSKALPPEQFESMALQDQAITFRPDPMAISV